The following nucleotide sequence is from Apium graveolens cultivar Ventura chromosome 4, ASM990537v1, whole genome shotgun sequence.
TGGAAGAGAGATCCAGTGATTCTAGTGTGCTTGAGACATTCCAGAACCACATGGGGATGATATCTGAAATTTGGCTGTTTGAGAAATCAAGAATGTAAAGGCTTTTTTGATCCCGAATCCATTTTGGGAATTTGGGACCGAGCTTGCATGAGGCCAAAGAAAGTGTACTAAGTTGGAAAGGAGGAAACCATTCTGAACTTATATCAAATGTCAAGGAGTTATATGAAGCATTTATCTCCACTAAATTGGATAGGTTGGACAAATGAGTTTCAGAGATAGTACTGCGGATTGAGTTTGTCGATACATCCAGCAGTCTTAGATTGGCTAGTTGCCCTATTGATGGAGTTTCCCATTCAGTAAACTGATTCCCACTAAGTACCAAGCTATACAAAGATGAGCATCCTGTAAAATCAGGAAGACTCCCAAAGAAATTGTTATCATTAAGATATAAATCAGACAAGGATGACAATCCCGTAAAATTAGGTAAAGAGCCTGTGAGAGAATTATATGACAAATCCAAGGAATATAGAACTGAATTGTGTTGAAAATGTTTTGGCAGATATCCATTCATCTTATTGGAACGAACATTCAAGCTTTGGAGGGATGAAAACTGTGTTAAATCAGGCAAAGACCCGGTAATCTGATTATCATCTATGAACAGATTTCGTAAGGTATCCTCAGCAAATACATTAAGAAGATCATGTAGATCTCCAGTGAGTCTGTTAGAACTGAAATCTATATATTGCAAACTGGACAGATTACGAAAGGAATTTGGAACCGCGCCTTGAAGCTGATTTCCATGAAGCTCCAGACTGGAAATAAGAGTCATACGCCCAAAAGACTCTGGAATTTCTCCTCTTAGCTGGTTGTTACCAAGGTCTAGACTTACGAGACTGTCACTAAAGTTGGAAAGCCAACCAAAAATCGAAGAACTGATGAAGTTGTGACGAAGATAAAGGGTGGAAATAGGGGAAGACATATTAGTTGAGAAGGATGCAGATATGTTGTATGTTAGCTTACACCTATTTAGTTGGAGAAATGACAGCAACGGAAGCCTCTGAGTTAGTGTTATCCAGTCATTGGCAGTGCCAATGTCGATACCACTCAAGTCAAGTTCTGTCAAAGAAGATAGATTAAACAGCCAACTAAATATGCCACCTTCTAGAACACCACTATATCCAAGACCAAGATGCTGCAAATTGGAAAGATTAGCAAGCTGATGTGGAACTTCTCCTGTAAAATGGCTTCTAGAAAGATCAAGGTATCTTAGGCTGGTGAAGGAAGCAATAAATTTTGGAATAGGACTCGAGTCAAAATAATTATCACCGAGTTCTAAATGATTCAGCTTGGAGAGATTGGTTAGCTGATTTGAAAATACTCCTGAAAACTGGTTATTAGAAAGACCAAGGTATGTTAAGCTGGTGAGAGATCCGATGAACATTGGAACAGGAAACGAACCATGCAAACTAGAGCTGAGATCTAGATGAATTAAGTTGGAGAGATTCCCAAGCTCATGTGGAATAGAATCAAAATTATTATAGCTGAGATCTAGATGATTTAACTTGGAAAGACTTCCAAGTTCAGGTGGAATTGCTCCTCCATAATTAGCCTGTGAAAGATCAAGGTAAACTAAATTTGCTAGAGAACCTATGAAATTTGGAATGGAATGTCCTCCAAAATCATTTGAACTGAGATCCAGGTAATTTAGATTCTTTAAATGAAGCAATGAAGCACTTATACTGGATGGTACCTGATCATCAAAAGAACGATAATGAATAGCAGAAAGATGAAGGTGAGTAACATGACCAGTGCGGTTGTGACAGCCAACGCGTCTCCACTGGCAGCAATCTTGTTCGCTTCCCCATGTCGAAAGTACACCATATAAGTCCACAAGATCTCGTTTGATCTCGAGTAATGCTTGCCTCTCTATCTCAATGCACTTGCTGTCCCCAGTGATTTTGCTCTCCTCAGTCATTCTGCTGGAATGTTCAGACACTGAATCAAATCCAAATGGCATAATCATTTTCACACATATCATAAATATTACAAAAGTTAACAAGGCATGATTTATAGTTGGCGAGGCCATTAGACTCACAAATTGTTTATGAGAAATAGATCTTTTCTATAGTTAACATCTCAATTGTGTGTATGATCTGTATGAATACACCAATTTTCAATTATCAACTTAGGCAACTTGTAAAATTTTCATTTAAATGGTCAGTCAACCTGTATTTTATGGTTGACTTAGCTGACAACTAGTACTACCTAAGGCGGAAAGGAATATTAGCAGACTTGCAAAGGCCCTTTAGTCTTCACATAATTTGGGGATTAAAAGTTCACATAATTCAAATGTAAGATTAATTTGTTACTCTGTACCAATGCCAGTTTTTATTGACATTCTTATGTTGAATCATTTCGAACCACTTAACAACTTAAGGACTGTGTCCCTGGCCCTGCACAGTTTGGTTTTGTGACCATTGATGAGAGTTCAGCTCCTGAACTTCATATTGACCTGAACAACGTTGAACATTATGAAGTACATAAAAATGGTTTGCACAATTGAACGCGTTAAGAGGACATGTGTTTAAAGACTGGGAGATTCAACCAGGGACGGAGGGCTGGTTAGATAACCAAGAGGAGGGAAGTAAGTtattcttattatttttttaaatactGAATGTACTTTCTTTAGCCATACATAGTTGTATAATATGTTTTGTGGAAGCTTTTGTGTTGATATAGTTGTCTGATTGTGGTGTGACGGTATCTGAGCAGGAGCCTTTCATTCTTGATGTTTTTCGTCCACCATCAGCTCTTTTAAACATCTTTAAATTTAAATacttttttaaattttataattctGCCTTTGATATATCCTCGCACTTGATATATTGTTGTTGATCACAAGTCACTATGTTTGTGGATTTTTGTTTTCTGGaagaattaaatattttaattcgCGACATCTTTCTACTGGTTTTTTCAGATAACTATGTTTCCAGCCCTTCTC
It contains:
- the LOC141717256 gene encoding receptor-like protein EIX2; the encoded protein is MIMPFGFDSVSEHSSRMTEESKITGDSKCIEIERQALLEIKRDLVDLYGVLSTWGSEQDCCQWRRVGCHNRTGHVTHLHLSAIHYRSFDDQVPSSISASLLHLKNLNYLDLSSNDFGGHSIPNFIGSLANLVYLDLSQANYGGAIPPELGSLSKLNHLDLSYNNFDSIPHELGNLSNLIHLDLSSSLHGSFPVPMFIGSLTSLTYLGLSNNQFSGVFSNQLTNLSKLNHLELGDNYFDSSPIPKFIASFTSLRYLDLSRSHFTGEVPHQLANLSNLQHLGLGYSGVLEGGIFSWLFNLSSLTELDLSGIDIGTANDWITLTQRLPLLSFLQLNRCKLTYNISASFSTNMSSPISTLYLRHNFISSSIFGWLSNFSDSLVSLDLGNNQLRGEIPESFGRMTLISSLELHGNQLQGAVPNSFRNLSSLQYIDFSSNRLTGDLHDLLNVFAEDTLRNLFIDDNQITGSLPDLTQFSSLQSLNVRSNKMNGYLPKHFQHNSVLYSLDLSYNSLTGSLPNFTGLSSLSDLYLNDNNFFGSLPDFTGCSSLYSLVLSGNQFTEWETPSIGQLANLRLLDVSTNSIRSTISETHLSNLSNLVEINASYNSLTFDISSEWFPPFQLSTLSLASCKLGPKFPKWIRDQKSLYILDFSNSQISDIIPMWFWNVSSTLESLDLSSNKIRGKFSSGNFNFKVIDLSSNYFEGPVPNIPSQCSEINLSQNKFSGTPFSLAVVKDVSLSFLDLSHNVLSGSLPDAWVHFKDLVFLNLGYNNFSGRIPMSMGILVSVQTLILRRNSFSGELPASLRNCTNLGFIDFGLNRLSGKVPAWIGEDLLNLYALILRSNKFHGSTPYQLCHLSNLYFLDLSINQISGILPQCFGNLTSMTKKGTEITEHYYNSTNALAPTSSFVDTALAGWKGQEFEYGRNFVYLKMIDLSSNQMTGEIPIGITGLLDVKGLNLSRNNFYGIVPLDIGRLKMLESLDLSRNSFSGKIPQSMSGLYFLGYLDLSNNNFSGRIPSGTQLQGFNSSAYEGNLGLCGPPVTKRCPGDEADDEDKPTLIDNESDADETEYTRWLYISAALGFSTSFWGICGSLLLNRRWRHAYFLFLKKLKDQIFLMAFCIARIRR